The following are encoded together in the Salvelinus alpinus chromosome 37, SLU_Salpinus.1, whole genome shotgun sequence genome:
- the LOC139566060 gene encoding muskelin isoform X2, with protein MAVVPENRVLSFSVFKWSSYSSTYLPENILVDKPNDQSSRWSSESNYPPQYLMLKLERPAIVQSITFGKYEKTHVCNLKKFKVFGGMSEENMTELLSSGLKNDYNKETFTLKHKIDEQMFPCRFVKIVPLMSWGPSFNFSIWYIELHGIEEPDVVQPCLNWYSKYREQEAIRLCLKHFRQHNYTEAFESLQKKTRIALEHQMLTHLHDRLVLRGDFDACEELIDKAVKDGLFNQYISQQEYKPRWSQIIPKSNKGNEDDNRPGMRGGHQMVIDVQTETVYLFGGWDGTQDLADFWAYSVQENQWVCISRDTEKESGPSARSCHKMCIDSQRRQIYTLGRYLDSSVRNSKSLKSDFYRYDVDANTWTLLSEDTSADGGPKLVFDHQMCMDSEKHMIYTFGGRILMCNGSVEDSRTSEPQFSGLYAFHCQAGTWSLLREDSCNAGPEDVQSRIGHCMLFHTRNRCLYVFGGQRSKTYLNDFFSYDVDGDHVEIISDGTKKDSGMVPMTGFTQRATIDPELNEIHVLSGLSKDKDKREENVRNSFWIYDIARNNWSCVYKNDQAVKENPSKALQEEEPCPRFAHQLVYDEMHKVHYLFGGNPGKSCSPKMRLDDFWSLKLCRPSKEYLLRHCRYLIRKYRFEEKAQSEPLNALKYLQNDLSLTVDHTNPDETKEFQLLPSALFKSSSDFIPLGFSDVDQTYAQRTQLFDMLVNFFPDSMTPPKGNLVDLITL; from the exons ATGGCGGTCGTTCCAGAGAACAGAGTCCTCTCCTTCAGTGTTTTTAAATGGAGCTCTTATTCCTCCACATATTTACCAGA AAACATCTTGGTGGACAAACCCAATGACCAGTCCTCCAGGTGGTCGTCTGAGAGCAACTACCCTCCACAG TACTTAATGTTGAAATTGGAAAGGCCAGCGATCGTTCAGAGCATCACCTTTGGGAAGTATGAGAAGACTCACGTGTGTAACCTGAAGAAGTTCAAAGTGTTTGGTGGGATGAGTGAAGAGAACATGACAGAACTCCTGTCCAG TGGCCTGAAGAATGACTACAACAAGGAGACCTTCACCTTGAAGCACAAGATCGACGAACAGATGTTTCCCTGCAGATTTGTTAAAATAG tgcctCTGATGTCTTGGGGGCCCAGTTTTAACTTCAGTATCTGGTACATTGAGCTGCATGGCATAGAGGAACCTGACGTAGTGCAGCCCTGCCTTAACTGGTACAGCAAG TACCGGGAACAGGAAGCGATCCGCCTGTGCCTGAAGCACTTCCGGCAGCATAACTACACAGAAGCCTTTGAGTCGCTGCAGAAGAAGACACGCATCGCGTTGGAACACCAAATGCTGACACACCTCCACGACCGCCTGGTACTCCGGGGAGACTTTGATGCCTGTGAGGAGCTCATCGACAAAGCTGTCAAAG ACGGTTTATTTAACCAGTACATCAGCCAGCAAGAGTACAAGCCAAGATGGAGTCAGATCATCCCCAAGAGTAACAAAG GTAATGAGGATGACAACAGACCAGGGATGAGGGGAGGTCATCAGATGGTCATCGACGTTCAGACAG AGACGGTGTATCTTTTTGGGGGCTGGGACGGCACACAGGACCTGGCTGACTTCTGGGCCTACAGTGTTCAGGAGAACCAGTGGGTCTGCATCTCCAGAGACACAGAGAAGGAG AGTGGTCCCAGTGCGCGGTCCTGTCACAAGATGTGCATCGACAGCCAGCGGCGGCAGATCTACACACTCGGCCGCTACCTAGACTCCAGCGTCAGAAACAGCAAGTCTCTGAAGAGTGACTTCTACCGCTACGATGTCGACGCCAACACCTGGACACTGCTCAGCGAGGACACGTCAGCCGACGGCGGGCCCAAGCTCGTCTTTGACCACCAG ATGTGTATGGACTCGGAGAAGCACATGATCTATACGTTTGGTGGTCGGATTCTGATGTGTAACGGCAGTGTGGAGGACAGCAGGACGTCCGAGCCCCAGTTCAGTGGGCTGTATGCCTTCCACTGCCAGGCCGGAACCTGGAGCCTGCTCAGAGAAGACTCCTGCAACGCTGGGCCTGAGGATGTCCAGTCACGCATCGGACACTGCATGCTCTTCCACACT aGGAATCGTTGTCTGTATGTGTTcggaggtcagaggtcaaagacGTACCTGAATGACTTCTTCAGCTACGACGTGGACGGGGACCATGTGGAGATCATCTCAGACGGAACCAAGAAGGACTCCGGCATGG TGCCGATGACGGGCTTCACCCAGAGGGCCACCATAGACCCAGAGCTGAATGAGATCCACGTCCTGTCTGGCCTCAGCAAGGACAAGGACAAACGAGAGGAGAACGTCCGTAACTCCTTCTGGATCTACGACATCGCACGCAACAACTG GTCGTGTGTGTATAAGAATGACCAGGCGGTGAAGGAGAATCCCAGTAAGGCTCTGCAGGAGGAGGAGCCCTGTCCACGCTTCGCACACCAGCTGGTCTATGACGAAATGCACAAg GTGCACTACCTGTTTGGAGGAAACCCAGGGAAGTCGTGCTCTCCTAAGATGCGTCTGGATGACTTCTGGTCCCTCAAGCTGTGTCGCCCCTCCAAGGAGTACCTGCTCCGACACTGCAGATACCTAATCAGGAAGTACAG gtTTGAGGAAAAGGCCCAGTCAGAGCCTCTGAATGCTCTGAAGTACCTGCAGAACGACCTCTCTCTGACTGTGGACCACACCAACCCTGACGAGACCAAAGAG TTCCAGCTCCTGCCCTCGGCTCTCTTCAAGTCCAGCTCTGACTTCATCCCTCTAG gTTTCTCAGACGTGGACCAGACATATGCCCAGCGCACGCAGCTCTTCGACATGCTCGTCAACTTCTTCCCGGACAGCATGACCCCGCCCAAGGGTAACCTCGTTGACCTCATCACACTCTAG
- the LOC139566060 gene encoding muskelin isoform X1, which yields MAVVPENRVLSFSVFKWSSYSSTYLPENILVDKPNDQSSRWSSESNYPPQYLMLKLERPAIVQSITFGKYEKTHVCNLKKFKVFGGMSEENMTELLSSGLKNDYNKETFTLKHKIDEQMFPCRFVKIVPLMSWGPSFNFSIWYIELHGIEEPDVVQPCLNWYSKYREQEAIRLCLKHFRQHNYTEAFESLQKKTRIALEHQMLTHLHDRLVLRGDFDACEELIDKAVKDGLFNQYISQQEYKPRWSQIIPKSNKGTTAQEPSPDDMNSNEDDNRPGMRGGHQMVIDVQTETVYLFGGWDGTQDLADFWAYSVQENQWVCISRDTEKESGPSARSCHKMCIDSQRRQIYTLGRYLDSSVRNSKSLKSDFYRYDVDANTWTLLSEDTSADGGPKLVFDHQMCMDSEKHMIYTFGGRILMCNGSVEDSRTSEPQFSGLYAFHCQAGTWSLLREDSCNAGPEDVQSRIGHCMLFHTRNRCLYVFGGQRSKTYLNDFFSYDVDGDHVEIISDGTKKDSGMVPMTGFTQRATIDPELNEIHVLSGLSKDKDKREENVRNSFWIYDIARNNWSCVYKNDQAVKENPSKALQEEEPCPRFAHQLVYDEMHKVHYLFGGNPGKSCSPKMRLDDFWSLKLCRPSKEYLLRHCRYLIRKYRFEEKAQSEPLNALKYLQNDLSLTVDHTNPDETKEFQLLPSALFKSSSDFIPLGFSDVDQTYAQRTQLFDMLVNFFPDSMTPPKGNLVDLITL from the exons ATGGCGGTCGTTCCAGAGAACAGAGTCCTCTCCTTCAGTGTTTTTAAATGGAGCTCTTATTCCTCCACATATTTACCAGA AAACATCTTGGTGGACAAACCCAATGACCAGTCCTCCAGGTGGTCGTCTGAGAGCAACTACCCTCCACAG TACTTAATGTTGAAATTGGAAAGGCCAGCGATCGTTCAGAGCATCACCTTTGGGAAGTATGAGAAGACTCACGTGTGTAACCTGAAGAAGTTCAAAGTGTTTGGTGGGATGAGTGAAGAGAACATGACAGAACTCCTGTCCAG TGGCCTGAAGAATGACTACAACAAGGAGACCTTCACCTTGAAGCACAAGATCGACGAACAGATGTTTCCCTGCAGATTTGTTAAAATAG tgcctCTGATGTCTTGGGGGCCCAGTTTTAACTTCAGTATCTGGTACATTGAGCTGCATGGCATAGAGGAACCTGACGTAGTGCAGCCCTGCCTTAACTGGTACAGCAAG TACCGGGAACAGGAAGCGATCCGCCTGTGCCTGAAGCACTTCCGGCAGCATAACTACACAGAAGCCTTTGAGTCGCTGCAGAAGAAGACACGCATCGCGTTGGAACACCAAATGCTGACACACCTCCACGACCGCCTGGTACTCCGGGGAGACTTTGATGCCTGTGAGGAGCTCATCGACAAAGCTGTCAAAG ACGGTTTATTTAACCAGTACATCAGCCAGCAAGAGTACAAGCCAAGATGGAGTCAGATCATCCCCAAGAGTAACAAAGGTACAACCGCCCAAGAGCCAAGCCCAGATGACATGAACA GTAATGAGGATGACAACAGACCAGGGATGAGGGGAGGTCATCAGATGGTCATCGACGTTCAGACAG AGACGGTGTATCTTTTTGGGGGCTGGGACGGCACACAGGACCTGGCTGACTTCTGGGCCTACAGTGTTCAGGAGAACCAGTGGGTCTGCATCTCCAGAGACACAGAGAAGGAG AGTGGTCCCAGTGCGCGGTCCTGTCACAAGATGTGCATCGACAGCCAGCGGCGGCAGATCTACACACTCGGCCGCTACCTAGACTCCAGCGTCAGAAACAGCAAGTCTCTGAAGAGTGACTTCTACCGCTACGATGTCGACGCCAACACCTGGACACTGCTCAGCGAGGACACGTCAGCCGACGGCGGGCCCAAGCTCGTCTTTGACCACCAG ATGTGTATGGACTCGGAGAAGCACATGATCTATACGTTTGGTGGTCGGATTCTGATGTGTAACGGCAGTGTGGAGGACAGCAGGACGTCCGAGCCCCAGTTCAGTGGGCTGTATGCCTTCCACTGCCAGGCCGGAACCTGGAGCCTGCTCAGAGAAGACTCCTGCAACGCTGGGCCTGAGGATGTCCAGTCACGCATCGGACACTGCATGCTCTTCCACACT aGGAATCGTTGTCTGTATGTGTTcggaggtcagaggtcaaagacGTACCTGAATGACTTCTTCAGCTACGACGTGGACGGGGACCATGTGGAGATCATCTCAGACGGAACCAAGAAGGACTCCGGCATGG TGCCGATGACGGGCTTCACCCAGAGGGCCACCATAGACCCAGAGCTGAATGAGATCCACGTCCTGTCTGGCCTCAGCAAGGACAAGGACAAACGAGAGGAGAACGTCCGTAACTCCTTCTGGATCTACGACATCGCACGCAACAACTG GTCGTGTGTGTATAAGAATGACCAGGCGGTGAAGGAGAATCCCAGTAAGGCTCTGCAGGAGGAGGAGCCCTGTCCACGCTTCGCACACCAGCTGGTCTATGACGAAATGCACAAg GTGCACTACCTGTTTGGAGGAAACCCAGGGAAGTCGTGCTCTCCTAAGATGCGTCTGGATGACTTCTGGTCCCTCAAGCTGTGTCGCCCCTCCAAGGAGTACCTGCTCCGACACTGCAGATACCTAATCAGGAAGTACAG gtTTGAGGAAAAGGCCCAGTCAGAGCCTCTGAATGCTCTGAAGTACCTGCAGAACGACCTCTCTCTGACTGTGGACCACACCAACCCTGACGAGACCAAAGAG TTCCAGCTCCTGCCCTCGGCTCTCTTCAAGTCCAGCTCTGACTTCATCCCTCTAG gTTTCTCAGACGTGGACCAGACATATGCCCAGCGCACGCAGCTCTTCGACATGCTCGTCAACTTCTTCCCGGACAGCATGACCCCGCCCAAGGGTAACCTCGTTGACCTCATCACACTCTAG
- the LOC139566063 gene encoding myb/SANT-like DNA-binding domain-containing protein 4 isoform X2, whose amino-acid sequence MATRAAYFSPSEAQILMEAYEEVKDIIKKKGNTATVIKQREKAWQSIADRLNALNMNGPKRTWQQVKIKYKNILQNAVKKNTHRQGTGGGSPKADLTPAEDMALELNKGRPVLEGIPGGKETSIGSSQDATRFIQVSGSTVFLLEPPAQAPDDADPGEGPSAAATAHDGDDDEEETISLDSRRHEDPDAIQWENQPGNISSQAIRKLYGNHLRRQIELADIDIQYKKKKMENLALESEIKKRTIRKLDLEIKKLERELQEDDTAQNKN is encoded by the exons atggcaactagagccgcgtacttttccccgtcggaagcacaaatcctcatggaggcatacgaggaggtaaaagatataattaagaagaaaggcaacaccgccacagtgataaagcaaagagaaaaagcgtggcaaagtattgcagaccgcctgaatgc attaaacatgaacgggccaaaacggacatggcagcaggtcaaaatcaaatacaagaacattctgcagaatg cagtgaaaaagaatacccacagacaaggcacgggtggtgggtcaccaaaggctgaccttaccccagcagaggacatggccttggagctaaataaaggcaggcccgtcttagaggggatccctggggggaaagagacgagcataggttcctcccaagatgccacccgcttcattcaag tgtctggcagcactgtgttcctgttagagccaccagcacaagcaccagacgatgctgatcca ggtgaaggccccagtgcagcagcaacagcacatgatggagacgatgatgaggaggagaccatctctctggattccagaaggcatgag gacccagatgctatacagtgggaaaaccagcctggcaacata agctcacaagctatcagaaagttgtatggcaaccacctccggcgccaaatagaactggcagacatagacattcagtacaagaagaaaaagatggaaaatcttgcactggagtccgaaataaaaaagaggacaattaggaaactggaccttgaaataaaaaaacttgagagggag ctccaagaagatgacacagctcaaaataaaaattag
- the LOC139566063 gene encoding putative nuclease HARBI1 isoform X1: MKAQNCVFLSALTMACPFVRDVVDEEALVLRRAFRRERVFRDRLDPLAFPDDHLYERYRFSADGIRYLCRLLGPRIKHRTARSHALSVEQMVCVALRFFASGAFLYSVGDAEQLNKATICRTIRSVCLAIKALADVFISFPGHRRLCDIKEEFYRIAGFPNVIGAVDCTHIRIKAPSGAHEADFVNRKSFHSINVQMVCNADCVISNVVAKWPGSVHDSRIFRASEIYQCLSQGEFSGVLLGDRGYGCQPFLLTPFTDPQEAQQAYNHAHARTRDRVEMTFGLLKARFHCLHKLRVSPVRACDITVACAVLHNVACLRKERAPRVPPAMDWDNPAIFPDDDSGRLLRDQYVLNYFS; the protein is encoded by the exons atgaaggcccaaaattgtgtgttcctttctgctctgacaatggcatgcccattcgtgcgagatgtggtggatgaagaagcacttgtgctgaggagagccttcaggcgagaaagggtcttcagggaccggttggacccactggccttccctgatgaccatctatatgaaagatacaggttttctgcagatggcatcaggtatctatgcagactactgggtcccaggattaagcaccgcactgcacggagccatgcactgagtgtggagcaaatggtttgtgtggccttgcgcttttttgctagtggagccttcctgtactcagtgggggatgcagaacagctgaacaaggccacaatttgccgcacaataaggagtgtgtgtctggctatcaaagcattagcagatgtcttcatctccttccctggccacagaagactctgtgacatcaaagaggagttctataggattgcag gtttccccaatgtcattggtgcagtggactgcacacacataaggataaaagccccctcaggtgcccatgaggccgattttgtgaataggaaatcctttcacagcattaatgttcag atggtctgcaatgctgactgtgtgatcagcaatgttgtggcaaaatggcctggctcagtccatgactccagaatctttcgggcctctgaaatctatcagtgcctatcacaag gtgaattctctggtgtgttgctgggagacagggggtatggctgccagccttttctcctgacacctttcacagacccccaggaagcacagcaggcctacaaccatgcccatgccaggaccagggacagagttgaaatgacctttggcctcctgaaggcacgctttcactgccttcacaaattaagggtcagccctgttagggcatgtgatattactgtggcttgtgctgtcctccacaatgtggcctgcctgaggaaggagagggcccccagagtgccaccagccatggactgggacaatccggcaatcttccctgatgacgacagtggtcggctgctgagggaccaatatgtgttgaattattttagttag